A part of Antechinus flavipes isolate AdamAnt ecotype Samford, QLD, Australia chromosome 6, AdamAnt_v2, whole genome shotgun sequence genomic DNA contains:
- the HS3ST1 gene encoding heparan sulfate glucosamine 3-O-sulfotransferase 1, which yields MTTLVLGAMLLILRPQLVPSHPAASSQVEAPSEAGQKELLRKGSLQSDFQDGAPLNGSSQRLPQTIIIGVRKGGTRALLEMLSLHPGIAAAESEVHFFDWEDHYGNGLEWYLSQMPYSSPHQLTVEKTPAYFTSSKVPERVYNMNPSIRLLLILRDPSERVLSDYTQVFYNHVQKHKPYPSIEEFLIKDGELNVEYKAINRSLYYFHMQNWLRYFPLDHIHIVDGDQLIRDPFPEIEKVERFLKLAPQINASNFYFNKTKGFYCLRDSGRDRCLHESKGRAHPQVDPKLLNKLHEYFHEPNKKFFELVGRTFDWH from the coding sequence ATGACGACACTCGTTCTGGGAGCAATGCTGCTCATCCTCCGGCCCCAGCTAGTGCCTTCTCATCCCGCCGCCAGCTCCCAAGTCGAAGCCCCCTCCGAAGCCGGGCAGAAAGAGCTGCTAAGGAAAGGCTCTCTCCAAAGCGACTTCCAAGACGGGGCTCCTTTGAACGGGTCCAGCCAGCGGCTGCCCCAGACGATCATCATCGGCGTGAGGAAAGGCGGTACCCGAGCCCTGCTGGAGATGCTCAGTCTGCACCCGGGGATAGCGGCTGCTGAAAGTGAAGTCCATTTTTTTGACTGGGAAGATCACTATGGAAACGGCCTGGAATGGTACCTCAGTCAGATGCCCTACTCTTCCCCTCATCAGCTCACCGTAGAAAAGACCCCCGCCTACTTCACTTCGTCCAAAGTGCCTGAGAGAGTTTATAACATGAACCCCTCCATCAGACTGCTCCTGATCTTGCGAGACCCCAGCGAGCGAGTTCTGTCGGACTATACTCAAGTGTTTTATAACCACGTGCAAAAACACAAACCCTACCCGTCCATCGAAGAATTCCTCATCAAAGACGGGGAGCTCAACGTGGAATACAAGGCAATAAACCGGAGCCTCTATTACTTTCACATGCAAAACTGGCTCCGGTACTTTCCACTCGATCACATTCACATCGTGGATGGGGATCAGCTCATTAGAGACCCTTTCCCAGAAATCGAAAAAGTAGAGCGGTTCTTGAAGCTGGCTCCACAAATCAATGCTTCAAACttctattttaataaaacaaaaggcTTCTACTGCCTAAGGGACAGCGGCAGAGACCGGTGTTTACATGAGTCAAAGGGAAGAGCACACCCTCAAGTGGATCCCAAACTACTCAATAAACTGCACGAATACTTTCATGAGCCAAATAAGAAATTCTTTGAGCTTGTGGGCAGAACATTTGACTGGCACTAG